One window of the Microvirga mediterraneensis genome contains the following:
- the lpxB gene encoding lipid-A-disaccharide synthase: protein MPLAEEKPLTIWIVSGEESGDQLGAKLMRSLKARLGNGRLRFGGVGGHAMEREGLKSLFPLEEIAVMGFSAVIARLPSILKRIQFTADAVVAAKPDMLVIIDSPDFTHRVAKAVRRRAPEIPIVDYVSPSVWAWRPGRAPKMRIYVDHLLALLPFEPEAHRRLGGPPTTYVGHPLIERLGEIRPAPGERTDEGPIKLLVLPGSRRSEVSRLMEPFGEALALLANRAPRPFEVTIPAVPHLTQEIRTRAETWSVKPRIVEGEAAKWAAFRQADAALAASGTVTLELGLSGVPMVVAYRVSKIEEVLKYLIKAPSIVLTNLVLGENVIPELIQWDCTPEKLADALLPLLRDTPERQRQLQAFGKLDVLMKIGDEAPSERAARIVEEVLGSRLRA, encoded by the coding sequence ATGCCCTTGGCTGAGGAAAAGCCGCTCACGATCTGGATCGTCTCTGGCGAGGAATCGGGCGATCAGCTCGGCGCCAAGCTGATGCGCTCCCTGAAGGCGAGGCTCGGCAACGGGCGCCTGCGGTTCGGCGGGGTTGGCGGACATGCGATGGAACGGGAAGGCCTGAAAAGCCTGTTCCCGCTCGAGGAGATCGCCGTGATGGGTTTCTCCGCGGTGATTGCCCGGCTTCCCTCGATCCTGAAGCGCATCCAGTTCACGGCCGACGCGGTGGTCGCAGCGAAACCCGACATGCTCGTCATTATCGACAGTCCGGATTTCACGCACCGAGTCGCCAAAGCCGTCCGGCGGCGGGCGCCGGAGATCCCGATCGTCGATTACGTCAGCCCCTCCGTCTGGGCCTGGAGGCCCGGCCGCGCACCGAAGATGCGGATCTATGTGGATCACCTGCTGGCCCTGCTGCCCTTCGAGCCGGAGGCGCATCGGCGCCTCGGCGGCCCGCCGACGACCTATGTCGGGCACCCGTTGATCGAGCGGCTTGGCGAGATCAGGCCCGCGCCGGGCGAACGGACGGATGAAGGCCCGATCAAGCTGCTCGTTCTGCCGGGCAGCCGCCGCTCCGAGGTCAGCCGTCTCATGGAGCCCTTCGGCGAGGCTCTGGCGCTGCTGGCGAACCGCGCCCCGCGTCCTTTCGAGGTCACGATTCCGGCAGTCCCGCACCTTACGCAGGAGATCAGGACACGGGCGGAAACCTGGAGCGTGAAGCCAAGGATCGTGGAGGGCGAAGCGGCCAAATGGGCCGCTTTCCGTCAGGCGGACGCAGCGCTCGCCGCCTCCGGTACCGTGACGCTGGAGCTTGGGCTCTCCGGCGTGCCGATGGTCGTCGCCTACCGAGTCTCGAAGATCGAGGAAGTGCTGAAATACCTCATCAAGGCCCCGTCCATCGTGCTGACAAACCTGGTCCTCGGCGAGAACGTCATCCCGGAGCTGATTCAGTGGGATTGCACGCCCGAGAAGCTGGCCGATGCACTTCTGCCGCTTCTCCGCGATACCCCGGAGCGGCAACGGCAGCTGCAGGCCTTCGGCAAGCTCGACGTGCTGATGAAGATCGGCGACGAGGCGCCGAGCGAGCGAGCGGCACGGATTGTGGAAGAGGTGCTGGGTTCGAGGCTGCGGGCCTGA
- the gltA gene encoding citrate synthase gives MSSNTSTVTVDNKSVELPVKEGTIGPSVIDISKLYGQTGMFTYDPGFTSTAATESKITYIDGDKGVLLYRGYPIDQLAEHGDFLETCYLLLYGELPTAAQKADFDYRVTRHTMVHDQMNRFFTGFRRDAHPMAIMVASVGALSAFYHDSTDISDPHQRMIASMRMIAKMPTLAAMAYKYSIGQPFVYPQNELDYTSNFLRMCFAVPAEEYKVNPVLSRALDRIFILHADHEQNASTSTVRLAGSSGANPFACIAAGIACLWGPAHGGANEAALKMLEEIGTPDRIPEYIAKAKDKNDPFRLMGFGHRVYKNYDPRARIMQKTTHEVLNELGIKDDPLLDVAVELEQIALKDEYFIEKKLYPNIDFYSGITLKAMGFPTSMFTVLFALARTVGWIAQWSEMIEDPSQRIGRPRQLYTGERERDYVTVAQRG, from the coding sequence ATGAGTTCCAACACCAGCACCGTCACCGTCGACAACAAGTCCGTGGAACTGCCGGTCAAAGAAGGCACCATCGGCCCGAGCGTCATCGACATCTCGAAGCTCTACGGTCAGACCGGGATGTTCACCTACGATCCCGGCTTCACCTCGACTGCCGCGACCGAGTCGAAGATCACCTATATCGACGGCGACAAGGGCGTCCTGCTCTATCGCGGCTATCCCATCGACCAGCTGGCCGAGCACGGCGACTTCCTCGAGACCTGCTACCTGTTGCTCTACGGAGAGCTGCCGACCGCCGCCCAGAAGGCCGATTTCGACTATCGCGTCACGCGCCACACCATGGTGCACGACCAGATGAACCGGTTCTTCACCGGCTTCCGCCGCGACGCGCACCCGATGGCGATCATGGTCGCTTCCGTGGGCGCCCTCTCGGCCTTCTATCACGATTCCACCGACATCTCGGATCCGCACCAGCGCATGATCGCGTCGATGCGCATGATCGCCAAGATGCCTACGCTGGCCGCCATGGCCTACAAGTATTCGATCGGCCAGCCCTTCGTGTATCCGCAGAACGAGCTGGACTATACGTCCAACTTCCTGCGCATGTGCTTCGCGGTCCCGGCCGAGGAATACAAGGTCAACCCGGTGCTCTCGCGGGCGCTGGACCGGATCTTCATCCTGCACGCCGACCACGAGCAGAACGCCTCGACCTCGACCGTGCGTCTCGCCGGCTCCTCGGGCGCCAACCCCTTTGCCTGCATCGCTGCCGGCATCGCCTGCCTGTGGGGACCGGCTCACGGCGGCGCCAACGAAGCGGCCCTCAAGATGCTGGAAGAGATCGGCACGCCCGACCGCATTCCGGAATACATCGCCAAGGCGAAGGACAAGAACGATCCGTTCCGCCTCATGGGCTTCGGTCACCGGGTCTATAAGAACTACGACCCGCGCGCGCGCATCATGCAGAAGACCACCCACGAGGTTCTCAACGAACTCGGCATCAAGGACGACCCGCTCCTCGACGTGGCCGTGGAACTCGAGCAGATCGCCCTGAAGGACGAATACTTCATCGAGAAGAAGCTCTACCCGAACATCGACTTCTATTCGGGCATCACCCTCAAGGCGATGGGCTTCCCCACGTCCATGTTCACGGTGCTGTTCGCGCTGGCCCGCACGGTCGGCTGGATCGCCCAGTGGAGCGAGATGATCGAGGACCCGTCCCAGCGCATCGGCCGCCCGCGCCAGCTCTACACGGGCGAACGGGAACGCGACTACGTGACGGTCGCGCAGCGCGGCTAA
- the gltX gene encoding glutamate--tRNA ligase — MTVVTRFAPSPTGFLHIGGGRTALFNWLYAKRHGGKMLLRIEDTDRERSTDAAIAAILDGLKWLGLDWDGDVVYQFSRAARHKEVAESLLAQGRAYYCYASQQELEEMRETARKEGRPLRYDGRWRDRDPSEAPAGVKPVIRLKAPTEGQTVVEDEVQGRVVWQNKDLDDLVLLRSDGTPTYMLAVVVDDHDMNVTHVIRGDDHLTNAARQTQIYQALGWDVPKMAHIPLIHGPDGAKLSKRHGALGVEAYRSMGYLPEALRNYLVRLGWSHGDQEIFSTQEMIDAFDLGSIGRSPARFDFAKLENLNGHYMRQADDERLVQALEDLLPELDKDEHHLGRTLKPALREKLLAAMPGLKERAKTLVELLDSAYYLYAQRPLHMDEKATSLIADGRTRLAGLPERLEAVSDWSATSVEAIVREHAEAIGAKLGQVAQPLRAALTGRATSPGIFDVMVVLGKDETLSRLRDQTKDAPAA, encoded by the coding sequence TCGAAGACACGGACCGGGAACGCTCCACGGACGCCGCCATCGCGGCCATTCTGGATGGCCTGAAATGGCTCGGCCTCGATTGGGACGGAGACGTGGTCTACCAGTTCTCCCGTGCCGCCCGTCACAAGGAGGTGGCCGAGAGCCTTCTGGCGCAGGGGCGCGCCTATTACTGCTATGCCAGCCAGCAGGAGCTGGAGGAGATGCGCGAGACCGCCCGCAAGGAGGGCCGTCCCCTGCGCTATGACGGACGCTGGCGCGACCGCGATCCGTCCGAAGCGCCCGCAGGCGTCAAGCCGGTGATCCGCCTCAAGGCGCCGACCGAGGGCCAGACCGTGGTGGAGGACGAGGTGCAAGGCCGGGTCGTGTGGCAGAACAAGGATCTCGACGACCTCGTTCTCCTGCGCTCGGACGGCACGCCCACCTACATGCTCGCCGTGGTGGTGGACGATCACGACATGAACGTGACCCACGTCATTCGCGGCGACGATCACCTGACCAACGCGGCACGCCAGACCCAGATCTATCAGGCGCTCGGCTGGGACGTGCCGAAGATGGCCCATATCCCGCTCATCCATGGTCCCGACGGAGCCAAGCTCTCGAAGCGGCATGGCGCACTCGGCGTCGAGGCCTATCGCAGCATGGGCTATCTGCCGGAGGCCCTGCGCAACTATCTCGTCCGTCTCGGCTGGAGCCATGGCGACCAGGAGATTTTCTCCACTCAGGAGATGATCGACGCCTTCGATCTCGGCAGCATCGGCCGGTCGCCGGCCCGCTTCGACTTCGCCAAACTGGAGAACCTCAACGGCCATTACATGCGCCAAGCCGACGACGAGCGGCTGGTGCAGGCCCTCGAGGACCTGCTGCCGGAGCTCGACAAGGACGAACACCATCTCGGACGCACCCTCAAGCCAGCCCTGCGCGAAAAGCTGCTCGCCGCCATGCCGGGCCTGAAGGAACGCGCCAAGACCCTCGTGGAACTGCTCGACAGCGCCTATTACCTCTATGCGCAGCGGCCGCTGCACATGGACGAGAAGGCGACGAGCCTGATCGCGGACGGCCGGACGCGCCTCGCCGGCCTTCCCGAGCGGCTCGAAGCCGTTTCCGACTGGTCGGCCACGAGCGTGGAAGCGATCGTGCGCGAGCACGCCGAGGCCATCGGGGCCAAGCTCGGCCAAGTCGCGCAGCCTCTCCGGGCCGCCCTGACGGGACGGGCCACCTCGCCGGGAATCTTCGACGTGATGGTGGTTCTCGGCAAGGACGAAACCCTGTCGCGCCTGCGCGACCAAACCAAGGATGCGCCTGCTGCATAG